The genomic window CGGCGCTTTCGTAACGGCATAGAAGACAAACAACGTCTGCCCGAGCAAAATTACGCCAAGCCCGCCGCCCAATGCCCAAAGGTACTTCAGTTTTGACAGCGGCGGTTCATCATCGAGATTCAAGAGCATTATCACGAATACGACGAGCACCATGATGGCACCGGCGTAAACAAGTATCTGCACCACGCCGATGAACGGAGCCGCTAAAAGCACATAGATACTCGCCAGGGCAATAAAAACCCCGACCAGCGAGATCGCACTGTACAGAGGGTTGCGATGATAGACCATCGACACCGCACACGCGATGGCAAAGCCAGCAAATATAAAGAATAGGACCGTACTAACCATAGTTCAGCAGCAGGCGGCCTGCGTTCAAGCGTCAACGGTTAAAAAAGAACACAACGATGGTCGTTATGATCACATTCGCCAAAGCGACCGGAAGCAAGAACTTCCAGCCGAAGTTCATCAGCTGATCGAAGCGGAAACGTGGCAGCGTTCCCCGCACCCAAATGTAAAGGAACAGGAAGCAGCAGGCTTTGCCCACAAAAGCGATCAAACTGACGAGAGCATAAGGTATCGAGCCGACCTCAAAAATATGGCTGAGGCCCGGCACATACCATCCGCCGAGGAACAATACCGTACACATTACCGAGACAGTGAACATATTCACATACTCGGCCATAAAAAAGAGTGCGAATTTCAGCGCCGAATATTCGGTATGAAATCCAGCTACAAGCTCCGTCTCTGCCTCAGGCAGGTCGAACGGTACGCGGTTCGTCTCGGCAAATGCCGCGATCAGAAAGACGCCGAAGCCTATTATTTGCGGTATCACATTCCAACGCCACGGCGAATGGACCTGAGCCATTACAATTCCGTTCAGATC from Chloracidobacterium sp. includes these protein-coding regions:
- a CDS encoding NADH-quinone oxidoreductase subunit J — translated: MVSTVLFFIFAGFAIACAVSMVYHRNPLYSAISLVGVFIALASIYVLLAAPFIGVVQILVYAGAIMVLVVFVIMLLNLDDEPPLSKLKYLWALGGGLGVILLGQTLFVFYAVTKAPNSPADTEKTLGSTIDIGRAMYTQYLLPVEIVGILLLMAVIGSVILVRRLSQPQLELVVETEEEKRHLESDRG